In Cinclus cinclus chromosome 13, bCinCin1.1, whole genome shotgun sequence, a genomic segment contains:
- the FRMD5 gene encoding FERM domain-containing protein 5 isoform X3 yields the protein MCFRVKFYPTDPAALKEEITRYLVFLQIKRDLYHGRLLCKTSDAALLAAYILQAEIGDYDPGKHPEGYSSKFQFFPKHSEKLERKIAEIHKSELSGQTPATSELNFLRKAQTLETYGVDPHPCKDVSGNAAFLAFTPFGFVVLQGNKRVHFIKWNEVTKMKFEGKTFYLYEKKIVLTYFAPTPEACKHLWKCGIENQAFYKLEKSSQVRTVSSSNLFFKGSRFRYSGRVAKEVMESSAKIKREPPEIHRAGLVPSRSCPSITHGPRLSSVPRTRRRAVHISIMEGLESLRDSAHSTPVRSASHGDAFAGPGRSGRAESSERVAVIADESYSPADSVLPTPVAEHSLELMLLSRQANGAPCSIEEEKESEAGTPAAEAEGELRALCPGSAGLGPAHGQQVNKFLLSVLRLLLVTVGLLFVLLLLLIVLTESDLDTAFFRDIRQTPEFEQFHYQYFCPLRRWFACKLRAVVNLLIDT from the exons ATGTGCTTCCGTGTCAAGTTTTACCCCACGGACCCCGCGGCGCTGAAGGAGGAGATCACCAG GTACCTGGTTTTCCTGCAGATCAAAAGGGATCTGTACCACGGCAGGCTCCTGTGCAAGACATCGGATGCTGCATTGCTGGCTGCCTACATCCTGCAGG CTGAGATTGGGGACTACGACCCGGGGAAGCACCCAGAAGGTTACAGCTCCAAGTTCCAGTTCTTCCCCAAGCACTCGGAGAAGCTGGAGAGGAAAATCGCGGAGATCCACAAGTCAGAGCTCAG TGGGCAGACACCAGCTACTTCAGAGCTGAATTTCCTCAGGAAAGCCCAGACTCTGGAGACCTACGGGGTTGACCCACACCCATGCAAG GACGTGTCTGGCAATGCAGCCTTCCTGGCCTTCACCCCCTTCGGCTTCGTGGTCCTGCAGGGGAACAAGAGAGTTCACTTCATCAAGTG GAACGAGGTGACCAAGATGAAATTCGAAGGGAAGACTTTCTATCTGTAT GAGAAGAAAATTGTTCTCACCTATTTTGCCCCAACACCAGAAGCCTGCAAACACCTCTGGAAGTGTGGGATTGAGAACCAGGCTTTCTACAA GTTGGAGAAGTCGAGCCAGGTGCGGACAGTGTCCAGCAGCAACCTGTTCTTCAAGGGCAGCCGCTTCCGCTACAG CGGCCGCGTCGCCAAGGAGGTGATGGAGTCCAGTGCCAAGATCAAGAGGGAGCCCCCCGAGATCCACCG ggcagggctggtgcCGAGCCGGAGCTGCCCGTCCATCACTCACGGCCCCCGGCTGAGCAGCGTGCCCCGCACCCGGCGGAGAGCCGTGCACATCTCCATCATGGAAG GCCTGGAGTCCCTCCGTGACAGCGCCCACTCCACCCCGGTGCGCTCGGCTTCCCACGGCGACGCCTTCGCGGGTCCCGGCCGGAGCGGCCGCGCCGAGAGCAGCGAGCGGGTGGCCGTGATCGCCGACGAGAGCTACAGCCCCGCCGACAGCGTGCTGCCCACGCCCGTGGCCGagcacagcctggagctgaTGCTGCTGTCCCGCCAGGCCAACGGGGCCCCGTGCAGCATCGAGGAGGAGAAGGAGTCGGAGGCGGGCACGCCGGCGGCCGAGGCGGAGGGCGAGCTGCGGGCGCTGTGCCCGGGCAGCGCCGGCCTGGGGCCGGCACACGGCCAACAGGTGAATAAGTTTCTTTTAAGTGTCCTCCGTTTGCTCCTTGTGACAGTTGGACTCCTCTTTGTTTTGCTCCTCCTCCTGATCGTCCTTACCGAGTCCGACCTTGACACTGCCTTTTTCCGTGATATCCGCCAGACCCCAGAGTTCGAGCAGTTCCATTACCAATACTTTTGTCCCCTCAGGCGATGGTTTGCCTGCAAGCTCCGCGCCGTGGTAAACCTGCTCATTGACACCTGA
- the FRMD5 gene encoding FERM domain-containing protein 5 isoform X4, with protein MAPELTMPHRELGGTPHTPQALPQHPPVPSLSVFVLQRDAKGQYLFDLLCHHLNLLEKDYFGIRFVDPDKQRHWLEFTKSVVKQMRAQPPFTMCFRVKFYPTDPAALKEEITRYLVFLQIKRDLYHGRLLCKTSDAALLAAYILQAEIGDYDPGKHPEGYSSKFQFFPKHSEKLERKIAEIHKSELSGQTPATSELNFLRKAQTLETYGVDPHPCKDVSGNAAFLAFTPFGFVVLQGNKRVHFIKWNEVTKMKFEGKTFYLYVSQKEEKKIVLTYFAPTPEACKHLWKCGIENQAFYKLEKSSQVRTVSSSNLFFKGSRFRYSGRVAKEVMESSAKIKREPPEIHRAGLVPSRSCPSITHGPRLSSVPRTRRRAVHISIMEGLESLRDSAHSTPVRSASHGDAFAGPGRSGRAESSERVAVIADESYSPADSVLPTPVAEHSLELMLLSRQANGAPCSIEEEKESEAGTPAAEAEGELRALCPGSAGLGPAHGQQVNKFLLSVLRLLLVTVGLLFVLLLLLIVLTESDLDTAFFRDIRQTPEFEQFHYQYFCPLRRWFACKLRAVVNLLIDT; from the exons atggctCCGGAGCTGACAATGCCACACCGGGAGCTCGGTGGG ACCCCTCACACACCCCAAGCTCTGCCCCAACACCCGCCTGTGCCGTCACTGAGTGTCTTTGTCCTGCAGAGAGATGCCAAGGGCCAGTACCTGTTTGACCTTCTCTGCCACCACCTGAACCTGCTGGAGAAGGATTACTTTGGCATTCGCTTCGTGGACCCCGACAAGCAAAGG catTGGCTGGAGTTTACCAAGTCGGTTGTGAAGCAGATGCGGG cccaGCCTCCCTTCACCATGTGCTTCCGTGTCAAGTTTTACCCCACGGACCCCGCGGCGCTGAAGGAGGAGATCACCAG GTACCTGGTTTTCCTGCAGATCAAAAGGGATCTGTACCACGGCAGGCTCCTGTGCAAGACATCGGATGCTGCATTGCTGGCTGCCTACATCCTGCAGG CTGAGATTGGGGACTACGACCCGGGGAAGCACCCAGAAGGTTACAGCTCCAAGTTCCAGTTCTTCCCCAAGCACTCGGAGAAGCTGGAGAGGAAAATCGCGGAGATCCACAAGTCAGAGCTCAG TGGGCAGACACCAGCTACTTCAGAGCTGAATTTCCTCAGGAAAGCCCAGACTCTGGAGACCTACGGGGTTGACCCACACCCATGCAAG GACGTGTCTGGCAATGCAGCCTTCCTGGCCTTCACCCCCTTCGGCTTCGTGGTCCTGCAGGGGAACAAGAGAGTTCACTTCATCAAGTG GAACGAGGTGACCAAGATGAAATTCGAAGGGAAGACTTTCTATCTGTATGTAAGCCAGAAGGAG GAGAAGAAAATTGTTCTCACCTATTTTGCCCCAACACCAGAAGCCTGCAAACACCTCTGGAAGTGTGGGATTGAGAACCAGGCTTTCTACAA GTTGGAGAAGTCGAGCCAGGTGCGGACAGTGTCCAGCAGCAACCTGTTCTTCAAGGGCAGCCGCTTCCGCTACAG CGGCCGCGTCGCCAAGGAGGTGATGGAGTCCAGTGCCAAGATCAAGAGGGAGCCCCCCGAGATCCACCG ggcagggctggtgcCGAGCCGGAGCTGCCCGTCCATCACTCACGGCCCCCGGCTGAGCAGCGTGCCCCGCACCCGGCGGAGAGCCGTGCACATCTCCATCATGGAAG GCCTGGAGTCCCTCCGTGACAGCGCCCACTCCACCCCGGTGCGCTCGGCTTCCCACGGCGACGCCTTCGCGGGTCCCGGCCGGAGCGGCCGCGCCGAGAGCAGCGAGCGGGTGGCCGTGATCGCCGACGAGAGCTACAGCCCCGCCGACAGCGTGCTGCCCACGCCCGTGGCCGagcacagcctggagctgaTGCTGCTGTCCCGCCAGGCCAACGGGGCCCCGTGCAGCATCGAGGAGGAGAAGGAGTCGGAGGCGGGCACGCCGGCGGCCGAGGCGGAGGGCGAGCTGCGGGCGCTGTGCCCGGGCAGCGCCGGCCTGGGGCCGGCACACGGCCAACAGGTGAATAAGTTTCTTTTAAGTGTCCTCCGTTTGCTCCTTGTGACAGTTGGACTCCTCTTTGTTTTGCTCCTCCTCCTGATCGTCCTTACCGAGTCCGACCTTGACACTGCCTTTTTCCGTGATATCCGCCAGACCCCAGAGTTCGAGCAGTTCCATTACCAATACTTTTGTCCCCTCAGGCGATGGTTTGCCTGCAAGCTCCGCGCCGTGGTAAACCTGCTCATTGACACCTGA
- the FRMD5 gene encoding FERM domain-containing protein 5 isoform X2 — protein MLSRWMSGSSRNLDREYNCTVRLLDDSEYTCTIQHWLEFTKSVVKQMRAQPPFTMCFRVKFYPTDPAALKEEITRYLVFLQIKRDLYHGRLLCKTSDAALLAAYILQAEIGDYDPGKHPEGYSSKFQFFPKHSEKLERKIAEIHKSELSGQTPATSELNFLRKAQTLETYGVDPHPCKDVSGNAAFLAFTPFGFVVLQGNKRVHFIKWNEVTKMKFEGKTFYLYVSQKEEKKIVLTYFAPTPEACKHLWKCGIENQAFYKLEKSSQVRTVSSSNLFFKGSRFRYSGRVAKEVMESSAKIKREPPEIHRAGLVPSRSCPSITHGPRLSSVPRTRRRAVHISIMEGLESLRDSAHSTPVRSASHGDAFAGPGRSGRAESSERVAVIADESYSPADSVLPTPVAEHSLELMLLSRQANGAPCSIEEEKESEAGTPAAEAEGELRALCPGSAGLGPAHGQQVNKFLLSVLRLLLVTVGLLFVLLLLLIVLTESDLDTAFFRDIRQTPEFEQFHYQYFCPLRRWFACKLRAVVNLLIDT, from the exons catTGGCTGGAGTTTACCAAGTCGGTTGTGAAGCAGATGCGGG cccaGCCTCCCTTCACCATGTGCTTCCGTGTCAAGTTTTACCCCACGGACCCCGCGGCGCTGAAGGAGGAGATCACCAG GTACCTGGTTTTCCTGCAGATCAAAAGGGATCTGTACCACGGCAGGCTCCTGTGCAAGACATCGGATGCTGCATTGCTGGCTGCCTACATCCTGCAGG CTGAGATTGGGGACTACGACCCGGGGAAGCACCCAGAAGGTTACAGCTCCAAGTTCCAGTTCTTCCCCAAGCACTCGGAGAAGCTGGAGAGGAAAATCGCGGAGATCCACAAGTCAGAGCTCAG TGGGCAGACACCAGCTACTTCAGAGCTGAATTTCCTCAGGAAAGCCCAGACTCTGGAGACCTACGGGGTTGACCCACACCCATGCAAG GACGTGTCTGGCAATGCAGCCTTCCTGGCCTTCACCCCCTTCGGCTTCGTGGTCCTGCAGGGGAACAAGAGAGTTCACTTCATCAAGTG GAACGAGGTGACCAAGATGAAATTCGAAGGGAAGACTTTCTATCTGTATGTAAGCCAGAAGGAG GAGAAGAAAATTGTTCTCACCTATTTTGCCCCAACACCAGAAGCCTGCAAACACCTCTGGAAGTGTGGGATTGAGAACCAGGCTTTCTACAA GTTGGAGAAGTCGAGCCAGGTGCGGACAGTGTCCAGCAGCAACCTGTTCTTCAAGGGCAGCCGCTTCCGCTACAG CGGCCGCGTCGCCAAGGAGGTGATGGAGTCCAGTGCCAAGATCAAGAGGGAGCCCCCCGAGATCCACCG ggcagggctggtgcCGAGCCGGAGCTGCCCGTCCATCACTCACGGCCCCCGGCTGAGCAGCGTGCCCCGCACCCGGCGGAGAGCCGTGCACATCTCCATCATGGAAG GCCTGGAGTCCCTCCGTGACAGCGCCCACTCCACCCCGGTGCGCTCGGCTTCCCACGGCGACGCCTTCGCGGGTCCCGGCCGGAGCGGCCGCGCCGAGAGCAGCGAGCGGGTGGCCGTGATCGCCGACGAGAGCTACAGCCCCGCCGACAGCGTGCTGCCCACGCCCGTGGCCGagcacagcctggagctgaTGCTGCTGTCCCGCCAGGCCAACGGGGCCCCGTGCAGCATCGAGGAGGAGAAGGAGTCGGAGGCGGGCACGCCGGCGGCCGAGGCGGAGGGCGAGCTGCGGGCGCTGTGCCCGGGCAGCGCCGGCCTGGGGCCGGCACACGGCCAACAGGTGAATAAGTTTCTTTTAAGTGTCCTCCGTTTGCTCCTTGTGACAGTTGGACTCCTCTTTGTTTTGCTCCTCCTCCTGATCGTCCTTACCGAGTCCGACCTTGACACTGCCTTTTTCCGTGATATCCGCCAGACCCCAGAGTTCGAGCAGTTCCATTACCAATACTTTTGTCCCCTCAGGCGATGGTTTGCCTGCAAGCTCCGCGCCGTGGTAAACCTGCTCATTGACACCTGA
- the FRMD5 gene encoding FERM domain-containing protein 5 isoform X1, translated as MLSRWMSGSSRNLDREYNCTVRLLDDSEYTCTIQRDAKGQYLFDLLCHHLNLLEKDYFGIRFVDPDKQRHWLEFTKSVVKQMRAQPPFTMCFRVKFYPTDPAALKEEITRYLVFLQIKRDLYHGRLLCKTSDAALLAAYILQAEIGDYDPGKHPEGYSSKFQFFPKHSEKLERKIAEIHKSELSGQTPATSELNFLRKAQTLETYGVDPHPCKDVSGNAAFLAFTPFGFVVLQGNKRVHFIKWNEVTKMKFEGKTFYLYVSQKEEKKIVLTYFAPTPEACKHLWKCGIENQAFYKLEKSSQVRTVSSSNLFFKGSRFRYSGRVAKEVMESSAKIKREPPEIHRAGLVPSRSCPSITHGPRLSSVPRTRRRAVHISIMEGLESLRDSAHSTPVRSASHGDAFAGPGRSGRAESSERVAVIADESYSPADSVLPTPVAEHSLELMLLSRQANGAPCSIEEEKESEAGTPAAEAEGELRALCPGSAGLGPAHGQQVNKFLLSVLRLLLVTVGLLFVLLLLLIVLTESDLDTAFFRDIRQTPEFEQFHYQYFCPLRRWFACKLRAVVNLLIDT; from the exons AGAGATGCCAAGGGCCAGTACCTGTTTGACCTTCTCTGCCACCACCTGAACCTGCTGGAGAAGGATTACTTTGGCATTCGCTTCGTGGACCCCGACAAGCAAAGG catTGGCTGGAGTTTACCAAGTCGGTTGTGAAGCAGATGCGGG cccaGCCTCCCTTCACCATGTGCTTCCGTGTCAAGTTTTACCCCACGGACCCCGCGGCGCTGAAGGAGGAGATCACCAG GTACCTGGTTTTCCTGCAGATCAAAAGGGATCTGTACCACGGCAGGCTCCTGTGCAAGACATCGGATGCTGCATTGCTGGCTGCCTACATCCTGCAGG CTGAGATTGGGGACTACGACCCGGGGAAGCACCCAGAAGGTTACAGCTCCAAGTTCCAGTTCTTCCCCAAGCACTCGGAGAAGCTGGAGAGGAAAATCGCGGAGATCCACAAGTCAGAGCTCAG TGGGCAGACACCAGCTACTTCAGAGCTGAATTTCCTCAGGAAAGCCCAGACTCTGGAGACCTACGGGGTTGACCCACACCCATGCAAG GACGTGTCTGGCAATGCAGCCTTCCTGGCCTTCACCCCCTTCGGCTTCGTGGTCCTGCAGGGGAACAAGAGAGTTCACTTCATCAAGTG GAACGAGGTGACCAAGATGAAATTCGAAGGGAAGACTTTCTATCTGTATGTAAGCCAGAAGGAG GAGAAGAAAATTGTTCTCACCTATTTTGCCCCAACACCAGAAGCCTGCAAACACCTCTGGAAGTGTGGGATTGAGAACCAGGCTTTCTACAA GTTGGAGAAGTCGAGCCAGGTGCGGACAGTGTCCAGCAGCAACCTGTTCTTCAAGGGCAGCCGCTTCCGCTACAG CGGCCGCGTCGCCAAGGAGGTGATGGAGTCCAGTGCCAAGATCAAGAGGGAGCCCCCCGAGATCCACCG ggcagggctggtgcCGAGCCGGAGCTGCCCGTCCATCACTCACGGCCCCCGGCTGAGCAGCGTGCCCCGCACCCGGCGGAGAGCCGTGCACATCTCCATCATGGAAG GCCTGGAGTCCCTCCGTGACAGCGCCCACTCCACCCCGGTGCGCTCGGCTTCCCACGGCGACGCCTTCGCGGGTCCCGGCCGGAGCGGCCGCGCCGAGAGCAGCGAGCGGGTGGCCGTGATCGCCGACGAGAGCTACAGCCCCGCCGACAGCGTGCTGCCCACGCCCGTGGCCGagcacagcctggagctgaTGCTGCTGTCCCGCCAGGCCAACGGGGCCCCGTGCAGCATCGAGGAGGAGAAGGAGTCGGAGGCGGGCACGCCGGCGGCCGAGGCGGAGGGCGAGCTGCGGGCGCTGTGCCCGGGCAGCGCCGGCCTGGGGCCGGCACACGGCCAACAGGTGAATAAGTTTCTTTTAAGTGTCCTCCGTTTGCTCCTTGTGACAGTTGGACTCCTCTTTGTTTTGCTCCTCCTCCTGATCGTCCTTACCGAGTCCGACCTTGACACTGCCTTTTTCCGTGATATCCGCCAGACCCCAGAGTTCGAGCAGTTCCATTACCAATACTTTTGTCCCCTCAGGCGATGGTTTGCCTGCAAGCTCCGCGCCGTGGTAAACCTGCTCATTGACACCTGA